The sequence TTTGACAAGAATTGAGCCAGTATTGTCTGTTTAGTGATAAGTGTTTGAATGATGATCTCATCGCttcgttttaatttttccgcaGGAGTTAATACGGGCTGTGCATGCTCCAAAATGGTCGGTTGTTGAATTGTAATTTCATTTGCATTCACCAATCTTGGATGTGTAACGACATTTACTTTGGCCACACCATCAGAATCCAGCGTAGTTTGCGCACTCACATCAAAGTTATGATCGATACCGGCAGCTTGGTTCTTTTTCTCACTCATTATCTGGTCACCCATTAGTTTAaaccatctgaaattttgaatttcctaatTCGATTCTATCGTTGAGAGGAAACTTACGTTTTTCGTTCTGTCGCCGTTCCCGCTACCAGTTCATAAATTTGCGCACCATACTgactattaaaaattaagaaaaatgcaCGCTTGTCATTGGCTTTTTCTTTAGCAATCAGAGGAGCTAATGGAAGAATCGGTGACCATCTGGTCTCCTTTGAGGGTTCCAATGCCTAAACAATCTGGCTTGTTTAATTCAAGCATCTCGTATAAACAAACCTTAAGCACTAGTTTGTTCCCATCGCTGTTCTTTGTGAACAATACTAGCATATTCTCAAGAAGAACAACATGCAATTCTATCATCTTTCCTCTGTTAAACCGACATGTTAAAGGACCATCGTGCACAAGCCGAAATCTGAAAGACACGAAGatgaaaagaattgaaaaatttagggaCCCACTTGGTTAAATTCAAGTTCGTATAGTCATGCCCGACAAACTCTTTGTCAAACGGCGACGTGTCTGTTCGTTTTTGCAGCTCTTCAAGACGTCTCAAGTTTTCAGCATTTCGTTTGGCAGTATTCACAGCACTTAGAATACGTTTCGCTGATGCTACCGTTCGGAGTAAACAATTTTGTTcctaaataataaaatgtattGTGGAAATACAAGTAAACGACGTTTTGATGTTCAGTGCAGTTATTAAAAAGATTTCAGTCAGAAACCAGCATTTTATTTAAATGCTCACCTCACTGGGCTCGGTTGTATACTTTGCAATGGTTTCCAGCAATAAAGGATATTTGACAAGCCTTTGCATTTCCACGGGAATCATGTCTTTGAGCTGTAGCTTACGACAAACGGGATTCGATTCTGCCTCGGCTAGAAACCTCACAAAAGCGTCGTCTTTTTCTCGTTTACACCGTGTTCTGAGAAACTCGAGCGCGTGTTGTTGGTGTTGACAGAACGTTGCCGTAACTCGCATCAGGTTTTCGGCTGCTTCACCATCAAACATGCTCTCCATCAGCACACCAATGTCCCCATAAATTCCTCCATTCACACGAGGCGGTGCTGATCTccactaaaattttgaaagctcaCATATGCTCTTAAGTATACAAAAACTTACCTTTTCAACTTCTGCTCTCATAGCATCAGACATGCTTTTGTGCAAATTCAAGAGCTCTTCTAGATTGGCAAATAACAGATTTGCAAGTTCTTCAGTTACAATTTTGCTGGTGACAATAGGCTTATAAAATACATGATATAATATTTTGAGATTCCTAACGTGAGTCCGCTCCGTGtgaaataattctgaaaattaaatgtcaAACATCAACACTTCGATCAACAACTTGCCATTTATCACTTCCTGACGCTTTTTCTCTTTAGGTTTCAGATGCCTAATAACATCCCATCCAATCAGTTGTTCTAACGGCGTTGCCTcggtttcaatttcaaaatcgcTATCGCCATCCATAAATCTAGAGAATTGAAGAGTTGTGGTTCGTCGAACACATATCTGTAACCATATATCTTGAAAGTTGTTTTAGACTAAAACCTACATCGTCATCCATAGCAACGGAACCACTATGATGTGAACAACTAGAAGCTGCACTGACACTTTGTAGATCAATGGCCATTCTACTCGAGCTTTCCAAAGATctaaaagtaagaaaattaaTAACATTTAATTTGGTGAAAATCCAGTGGTAATTCTGTCTGACTAGAGAAAGAAAGTCTCCAAAAGATTTCAATACCAGTTCTATatgttattcaaatttaacatCAACTCGAAAACAAAGTCATGGtcaattgaaatttaggaTAGTTCCATTTGACTCCAAACATTCAAAACCGTAAAAAACGCGTCATATCTCAATAACGGAAAcgatatttttatattgtcACGTTTTCAGTAATTGTTGGACAATTTTATTTCTACTTATTTCGTGCTAGTCATAATGCTATACATAATTTTCACAtccaaaattctgagaatttttgttattaaaaaaaaaattctacagttGCCAATCATACATTAAAGATAAATTtctaatcagaaatatattttcttacCTTCTTTCAagatatttcgattttctgtcACCAATATCACTTTCGTCTATTTCATCAGCCGGCGTCAAATCATATCCCGTTGATCGTTGCCAACTAGGTGTGACCGACCTATCTCGTTTTGAACTTGGAATCGAAACTTTATCTTCAGATAGAGATTGTGGGAGAGTTGCctgaacaaaaaagtttgaatatttaagttttttttaaatgaactaACAACGCGATATCTCATGCTATGCGATCTGGATACCAAGCCACGATCCATGTTATGTTCACCGCCAATTCCGCTGTCCGAGCTAGTGGATTTCACATTAGGCTGCTCGTGCCGTGCATTGCTTCCCGAGTCTTCATCGTCGTTAGCATCGGAACGGCCAATTAAACCAGATAGACGAgacttcaaaaacaaaacataatttttcagttaatatTGGTTATGGAGCAGCAAACCTTAGATTTTTGTTTAGATTGAGTTACCGGGTAACAAGCATCCGTAAGTGCTGATGTGCAGTGAGGATGAACTTTAACATCacaatctaaaaaattacaattatgTTCTACATACAAAAacctattgaatttttttgcttaattttttagaagtatTGAGGtgttgagtttaaaaaaatgacagaattttcattgaaagtAATACATTTGAacttgtaagtttttttttcctgagtGTGTTCtattcagttattttttagcaagaatatttaaacaaaaaacagaacgaaactttttttttattagactgcaaaaatgtttaagcCTATTTTCAGAAAGGTTAACTGGTTAGTTTTTTCGAAGCAGAATCTTACATCTAgcttttttgattgattgagaTTCGGCGGGTTACGTCGTTGCCGTTGTTTTTAAGATTCAATTACAGTTGTCTAatctttataaaaatttgaagagcAACATGAGAAAATGGATATCGtttaaaatatctaaaaataagCTGCAGCTTTTTAGCAGTTACCAGTTAATTCTTACTTCcattgaaaataatgttttctttaCTGAACCTTAAcacttaaaatgttttatgtttCTGTAATCGTAAACAAACTTACTGCTACAAAAATAGATCCATGGTTGCATTCCCCAGATAGCATCCCTACATTGATAACAATAGTGAACCGTGTTCACCGAGTTGATTGAAAAGCTATGCCCTTTGACTTGAATGCGATTTTTGATGTTTGCCGGCAACTTGCGACTCTTTCCGGGTGGCTTGTCGCGTGCCATGAACTGCGGAAACTTGTCAAGCATTTTCTCGTTAGACGACGACGATGTCTTTCCCAATACGATCTTAATAAGAGAAGCAGTTGGAATATGCTGTAGTGCGCCGGCGGActccagttttaaaaataaactggTTATCGTACCTTGATAACTGTCGCAAGACTAGAAATTATTGACTGCGTACGAATTTCACAAGAGTCGAAGTCCGTCGAATTACTGCATTGCTCGAGACAACGGAACAGCATCTGCTCTCCAACCttaaatcgataaatttcaatttagaaTTTCACCTGTCAATGAGCCGACAAACCCTGTGCTCCATTGTCATGTCACCTCGAACCATATGCGTCAGTTGATTCGTCGATTCAGACACCTGCCCACCGAGTTGCTTTTTCTGTCGAAAGTCATTCAGATACATATTGATGTCGGTTACAGCTCTTTGTCGTCCTGGCACAAATATTCGTTTTAATGTGTCAGTATCACTGTCTCCAATATGCTCAGCTGTCATGCACATAATCTGTAAGATAACCTCTGTTATATCCCTATTCTCAcgaaatatcacaaaaaaacctTGTCAATCGGCTGAATGACGCTTTGGTTCGAGTTGGGAATACACATTGGGGAATTAGGAATGATGAATGTGGAGAATATTTCGAACGCCCAACGTCGGAATTCTTTGGCGGTGCCGTATGCGGACTGATATGCATCGGTGATTAgatagaaaaactgaaaacaagtGAAAATAGATAACACGGGTTTTGCTGAACGCTTACCAAACTACTTGGATTTCCGtgtagtaaaagataattTATGAACACCGCCAAATGTGCTGGATGGGTTTTGAGCTCCGCCAAATTAGAAAATGGGCCTCCTTGTGATTCAGGCTACAATATCGATAGTTaagtattaaaattaaatgaccAAATAAATATACCAAATAGACAACGTCATTTTCCTCTTCGTCACTATCAATGTCCATGTTTAgatttgtctgaaatattagtagaatttggagaaataatcaaaaacatCAATCAAAATATAATGCATTCAGAAGATATAACTCTAAGTGAAAGTGAAAGTTATGGATGACAAACTGGAGCAATTACACATACTAGTAGTTGGGAGGACCCTTAGATTTACTACATCTGGCTACTTTTTGAAGCATTTCatatggaatttgaaaaaaactataagaatgtataccgtatttcctctattagtcttgcatgtcAGACTAATTTGAATCTGGTCCGTAGCAGTGCAAAAGTAATTAAGACTGCAATGCTATTAAAAGCTGCAAAACTACATATTTGTCGGATACcccataattttggaaaactgaccattatttctataatatttttgtttatacCGTTTAAGCTATGATAATACTTTTCAATTTGGTATCAATTATTTGAacgattttaaatttgatacacccaaaaaatgaaacatttctgACTTTCCCGAGTAGCAGTGTTGGTCTGTCAAAACCAGACTATTAGAGTATCAGAAGACTATTAGAAAATGCAATACTAAAAGAGACTgcaagaataatttttgagtggCTCTtaggggtgcaatactaatagataAAATACGATATACCGAATTGATTTACATAACATTTAAAGAAAGAGTAGAAAGAGCTGCTCAAAAGAGGCTAAAGTGAATGGAagtaaatgattttcaaattaccgCACAATTGACTTCACgcaggaattcaaatttttaacatatttAGCATGATTAATTTCTTCAGGTTCTCAAGTTGAAACAGTCATTCGGCATATTTAAGTTTATCTCGAAAAATCTACAGCCTTATACTACTTGTATACTTAAACATAACACTCTAAATgtaagacaaaaaaaatttgtgactCACCAAACTTTTCTGACTATCCGAGATAATTGATTCtggttttaattgtttcagtTGTGACTGCAATGAAACAATTCGTTTTAAAGCTCTGTCaattttttcgccattttGAGATGACTCTCGTAGACCCTGAAAAttaggaattgaaaatgtgaagcCAAGtgaaaagtataaaatatcatgctttaatttttctcaaaaagtaaatttcataaaaaccgAATcgctaaaaacatttttttaagcaAGGCGGAATAACATAAATGGAACACTTTTGGCAGCCTTTGAGAGTCTAGGAGTGtatttttgatgagaaaattataaacattTGGTTGTCTCGGACCATGGTGCCAAAAACAAGATTGAGGGAAGACAAAAAGCGGAAATAGAATGAATAAGTGTGACAGAAGAGGAGCCCCGCATGGCTTTTTCTAACAATTATGAATTCATCTTTATATGCTCATAGGGCATTGGCCCAGCGTAGTATTTCCACTTTTTGGAGTGTAGATCTGTCTAAGGACTGcgtcccaaaaaaaaaaccattgggCGGCAAAAGAAGAGATGTATATATAAAAAGAGCAAATGCGGGTCTGGACTAGAAGGATGTTGACAACAGGCGGTTGCAATTGGATAACCCCCAGCGCTTTGGAATCATTGAATAAGGGTGGGGACAAGTGACAAAACTCTGTGATTGGGAGAAATTCGACAACGCACACAAAGGCTACAAAACGATGTGCAGTTTCTAAGAAGgggaaggagaagaagaaggatgaGAAGAAGCTCAAATGGGAGGGAAAGAAAGCAACAGATATCCCTTGCGtcctcgtcgtcgtcgtcgtcaaaAAAGAAATCGTTGCATGTTTATTCGGAAAACTTGTCAAAAATCGGTGGTTCTGGTAATAGTGGGTCGCGTTTTCCATAGAATAGAATaaatagaataaaaataaaatagaataaaaaagGGACTTCGTGatgaaatcaacaaaaagtttGGGTCAAATCAGGTTCctcacttttattttttaaagaatacttttttaatactttttaaaggtttaaattgaaaaattggaagaaaacaTGCTAATCAATAAGAATCTTCGATTGTTTTGGGCATTATGATATgatgaacttgaaaaatttattatttgtcATTTATTGTAGTATTCATAGCATTAACTAAAAGTGTTCTTCtactctcttctttttttatcaAGATCAATATGAAAATGGAAGCAAAATAAACGGCAACTTTTTGAGCTTGAAAGTTTCAgatgaattttatttaattgacTTGACTGTTTTACAAACAAACTATCAAGAGATTGGtaattaaaatacataaatttgagatcaattttttaatattcgaaacttttcaatgtttaaaatatacaaggaaaaatcgtaaaaaaagAGCAGAGCAGCAAAAACTAGCAGACCATATGTATTTTCTGCTCACTTTTTGGTGAAAAGATCCGAAAATTTTACAAGATTTTCTACGAAAGCCAATAAACGCAAGATTAAGTTTTCTTTAAAGAATCagtcacaaaaaattataatcagAAACTAACAAATCCGATCTATGCAAACCCGATTATTAATAGACTTCGGAACCCAGAAACAACTTCTCTGAAGGTCCATCGGGAAAACGGACAGGAAAGCCAAAAGAACGGGCTTGGGAATaaggaaaaaattggtggcctacaCCGAAAccaatatattttctgaattgcTCAAAGGACGTCAGAACCCGACCATTGGTACAATTTGTCTTTGTTCATTGAGGTTCTTTGAACTCTTACAATCCGCAATGTTCCCGGATAGTGAAACACAAAAAGGGATACAAGTGGATTACAAGGACCGCTGTTTGCGAAAACACCGAAAGAGCAGGAAATGACACTGACCTCAACGTTTCGTCTTTCTTCAGCTACCATCTGGCCAAGTAATTCGTTGCGTCGTTGTCGCCAACTCTTTGAGCTGGCCTAAAAGATGGAGAAACTGTCTGTATTATAATTATGTGACCTCTAATGCATACCTCGATGAGCACTGGATCAGCGATATGTATTTTTTGCTCAACTTGTTGATTCGGAAAAGAAATATTGGATATGGGGTCCGGTGGTTTTCCAAGTAGAGTCAATGCAACGTTGTGGCCATCTAAAGTTTCAAGtgtttgttttgattttctgtatttattttcaacatacTCGATATCATTTGGAGCACTTCCTTATGGTTATTGGGCGACACCGACATTCCATTGACCTAAATAGAGTGAAAAGTCGTGGGTGTCTAGTGTCTAAACACGATTTAGTAAAATGCAATTCAGTTGAACTACTTATGTGCGCACATTCTTGTGAGACATTTCTAAAAGGCAAGGGTACTAACCTTGACTATCCGATCTCCTTGACGAACACCCGCACAGTAAGCAGCTCCATCCTGTTTCAGAGTATGCACATAAACTGGAAACTCGCTGTTCACCGTCAGACCGAAACCATCTGGTTGTCGTTGAACTACTACGCATCGTTCTATCATATTGTAACTGGAtgatgctgaaattaaaaaaagattaataAAACGAGATGAAAACATctaaatcaaattgaaaagtttataCATAGAATGTTGGTTAACTCTTTGACGCAacttaaagttttatttttttatcagatttaacttttgaattttgaacaattgaaaaatctactaTAACAACAGTTtaactgtcaaaaaattatgctTTGTTTAACAATttggagtttcaaaaaaaaaaaaacacaaaaaagcaACGTTCGATACATGTAATCGAATCAGCTTCTTTCTATCAATAATATGTTTCACGTAAAATAATGGTTCAAAGTGCAGAACAAAATTCAAGatacataataaaaaaatattatcgaatattttgaagtttgataATCTCAGTAGCCGTAATTGGAAAACAATCAGTACATCTTAaccgttttatttttaaaacaaagttCACAACTGGAAAGtgtgaatttctaaaaattaaaacaactaATATTAGCTAGTTTTTTGTCAGTAGAAAAACCAAACGACAAATTGagaaactgaaagaaaagTTGATTTTGTTGCGACAGAGACAACGCCACAAAGCAGATTTCGTTTTGCAGGGAACATTAAAAGCTAGACATGGCGTTTTCTTCACAGGATTTGCTTGAAATTCTCTATAAAGACGTatatagaaaaacaaaagaaaaatatcaacGCTTTTCTAAGAATATATAGTGCAATGGAAACGCTTAAAGTGCTACAGAAGCGTTTTGCATAAGCCTGTTTAATTTTGAGATGTGTAGTAATGGGTTGATTTCAAATGACAAAACAAGTCGCGAATAATCAATTCActgagaaaatggaaaactttTGTGCCGGAAGATGTGGTTTTCCTGTCGTGAGAGACGAATTCGGAAATCCTCAGCCTCTGACttgaacgaaaaattttcggcgcTGCACCATCAACGCTCAAGTAGTCAAGTATTTCGAAGTAATGGCTTTTCCGTCGCAAAGAGAGTAGTTTGATTATTCTAAATCACCGAAGATACAGATGTCAAGTATAAATGTTCATAAACATGACAATTATATTCAGCACATAAGTTTGGAATTAcaagaaaatgtttctgaaatcTTTAGAATACTGaattgaatttgaactttttaaccAAGAGTTAtaactctgaaaaaatattcaacaaaaaaatcgaaccgtACACaattacattttaattttttctagtaGGACTTTCTGAATTCTGGAATTTCCTTCTTACACTTATTTAGTTTTCCACAttctttgaacaaaaattttgatacgATTGTAAAGATTGTAAAATgtgtaagaaaaataaataatacaactttttggaagagaacgaaagaaaaagtttgaattttttacaaatttgaaaaattcctacATAAAAAACACAACatggctttaaaaaaatatgcgaATCGCTTGCTTGGAACGTATAAAATGATTCTGATATAAATTTGAGCGAAAGGGCggttcttgtttttttttctttcagtacGTTTCGGGAATTAAATAAAGTTGAACATTTCTAGTTtcacgacaaaaaaaaatgttttagttatTTCCACAATtgagttttaaatgtttggaaaacagaaaacaaccATTTCGATAACCTTTAAGTTTGGAgtcccaaaaaattgaagacaaATGCCAATTTCTTTGctcaaagtaaaaaaaaatcttacaaaaCTTTGAtgacaaacattttcaagCATAAGCCATAGCCAACCGAATAATTTCCCATTAATCGTCTATGGAAATtgtggcaaaaaaaaagatgcgAAAATGACGACAAGGAATTACGATAAGAAAAACGAAACGAAGGTGAGATGAAAACGGATAGACGTCGCATGTTCTCCAGTCTATCTTCAGCGGATAcctcaaatttttgtgcaagACAATGAAactacttcaaaaaatatattgcgAACTTGAAGTCTATAGGGTTCTAGACAAAAACTCGGATGAGGTTGCACgccttttttccattttctgtaAACTCAATAGGGGAAAACAAACAATGTCGAGAGGGGGTATGCACATCCATCATCTGAAAGTCTCAGCTGTTGGAAGGCATaaagaaaagaacaaaaacgGATAGATCTTTGCGTTGAGTTGTAAGTTTAATACTGAAACCTCTACAGACGTGTTTTATATCTTTTTAATGAAATATCTGTTTGGATCGAAAACTTTAGAGAGTCGAACACTGATaacaaaatttctagattaaataaattattattttgtaatgttttgatttgttggaaaaaactgAGCGTAACTAAACTAAAAGCGTTGATCGTCGAGACTGGTGGCAAAGTCAAGGACAGCGCGGCCGGGAAAATGAAACGAAAGTTGAACGCACATCAGGAGACAGCAGCAAGACGCGCTCTTCATTTCATTTACCGGTATTCAGATTCTTCAACCTAATCTTCTTTTCCCGAAAAGAAGCCCT comes from Caenorhabditis elegans chromosome X and encodes:
- the rhgf-1 gene encoding Guanine nucleotide exchange factor (Confirmed by transcript evidence); protein product: MRSYEFVTNTPLKLDRHKVYLVDDVAVTRTVPLSQPLSPSTASSSYNMIERCVVVQRQPDGFGLTVNSEFPVYVHTLKQDGAAYCAGVRQGDRIVKVNGMSVSPNNHKEVLQMISNGHNVALTLLGKPPDPISNISFPNQQVEQKIHIADPVLIEASSKSWRQRRNELLGQMVAEERRNVEGLRESSQNGEKIDRALKRIVSLQSQLKQLKPESIISDSQKSLTNLNMDIDSDEEENDVVYLPESQGGPFSNLAELKTHPAHLAVFINYLLLHGNPSSLFFYLITDAYQSAYGTAKEFRRWAFEIFSTFIIPNSPMCIPNSNQSVIQPIDKIMCMTAEHIGDSDTDTLKRIFVPGRQRAVTDINMYLNDFRQKKQLGGQVSESTNQLTHMVRGDMTMEHRVGEQMLFRCLEQCSNSTDFDSCEIRTQSIISSLATVIKIVLGKTSSSSNEKMLDKFPQFMARDKPPGKSRKLPANIKNRIQVKGHSFSINSVNTVHYCYQCRDAIWGMQPWIYFCSNCDVKVHPHCTSALTDACYPVTQSKQKSKSRLSGLIGRSDANDDEDSGSNARHEQPNVKSTSSDSGIGGEHNMDRGLVSRSHSMRYRVATLPQSLSEDKVSIPSSKRDRSVTPSWQRSTGYDLTPADEIDESDIGDRKSKYLERRSLESSSRMAIDLQSVSAASSCSHHSGSVAMDDDICVRRTTTLQFSRFMDGDSDFEIETEATPLEQLIGWDVIRHLKPKEKKRQEVINELFHTERTHVRNLKILYHVFYKPIVTSKIVTEELANLLFANLEELLNLHKSMSDAMRAEVEKWRSAPPRVNGGIYGDIGVLMESMFDGEAAENLMRVTATFCQHQQHALEFLRTRCKREKDDAFVRFLAEAESNPVCRKLQLKDMIPVEMQRLVKYPLLLETIAKYTTEPSEEQNCLLRTVASAKRILSAVNTAKRNAENLRRLEELQKRTDTSPFDKEFVGHDYTNLNLTKFRLVHDGPLTCRFNRGKMIELHVVLLENMLVLFTKNSDGNKLVLKALEPSKETRWSPILPLAPLIAKEKANDKRAFFLIFNSQYGAQIYELVAGTATERKTWFKLMGDQIMSEKKNQAAGIDHNFDVSAQTTLDSDGVAKVNVVTHPRLVNANEITIQQPTILEHAQPVLTPAEKLKRSDEIIIQTLITKQTILAQFLSNDDSKGNTEELEKITEVLGGLAVVDLKQRDGKELAMSAIVHGNRLLDSINQSLNIRKEMGENGLDIYILNNQEPNVPSVPSYKLTAIAAPLMNHLKALMQVIQDQQNELNLVKQQLYHYKKLASDVDTRDRSVSEETLTDLGEDRKMVPKRPRLPSIQPMT